Proteins from a genomic interval of Candidatus Cloacimonadota bacterium:
- the rsmD gene encoding 16S rRNA (guanine(966)-N(2))-methyltransferase RsmD has protein sequence MHFITGKFKGQKIDIPKSNIRPTMDKVREAVCSMIRDKIANSVVLDLYAGSGSFGLEAISEGAKICHFVDNSFKATRCIRKNLNKFCITDNVKVFESSVLSFINRCDSNYYDIVFVDPPYNAKVISKIVKAILERNILKSDGVIVAECRMDEDLSKIKDKIIKSKTYGDTKILLISE, from the coding sequence TTTATAACCGGTAAATTCAAGGGGCAGAAGATTGACATTCCCAAATCCAATATTCGTCCAACAATGGACAAAGTGAGGGAAGCTGTCTGTTCAATGATAAGAGATAAGATTGCCAATTCTGTTGTTTTAGACCTGTATGCTGGTAGCGGTAGTTTTGGTCTGGAAGCAATTAGCGAAGGAGCAAAAATATGCCACTTTGTTGATAATTCATTTAAAGCTACAAGATGTATAAGAAAAAATCTAAACAAGTTTTGTATAACTGACAATGTGAAGGTTTTTGAAAGTTCAGTTTTAAGTTTTATTAATAGATGTGATTCAAATTATTACGATATTGTTTTTGTTGACCCACCCTATAATGCAAAAGTGATATCAAAAATAGTCAAAGCAATATTAGAAAGAAATATATTGAAGTCAGATGGAGTGATTGTAGCTGAATGTAGAATGGACGAAGATTTATCAAAAATAAAGGATAAAATTATAAAGTCAAAAACTTATGGTGATACAAAGATTCTTCTTATATCTGAATAA
- the cysS gene encoding cysteine--tRNA ligase, which translates to MNKSKKTELKLYNTYTREKEVFVPIRPDLVTLYTCGLTVYNYAHIGNLRTYIFEDVLKRVLFYNGYKVKHVMNITDIGHLTSDADEGEDKMVLSAKKEKKTVWEIAEFYTKAFENDLKKLNIIFPDYHIKASELIPQMIKLIQRLEQKGYTYFRNGNVYFDISKFPNYGKLARLNMDKLRAGARVAVDKSKKNPLDFVLWFTKSKFEDQEMKWDSPWGKGYPGWHIECSAISMHYLGEQFDIHCGGIDHIPVHHTNEIAQSEAATGKKWVNYWMHGEFLIFNREKMSKSKGEFLTLDLLNKKGYSPMVYRYFCLGAHYRQQISFSYEALETAKFSYNRLRNKIMEIKSNKEQSKPDEKFVKTIKDDFLERINDDLNMPEALAVLWKVLRTDKIGNKEKYNLIVGFDKVFGLLLERVEKLLSEEAKQKVDTELVEKLVKERDEARARKDWTKSDKIRERLIRMGIEVRDTSKGTIWKVKV; encoded by the coding sequence ATGAATAAAAGTAAAAAGACCGAATTGAAACTATATAATACCTATACAAGAGAAAAAGAGGTTTTTGTTCCCATAAGACCAGATTTAGTAACTCTGTATACCTGCGGATTAACAGTTTATAATTATGCCCATATAGGTAATCTGCGAACATACATTTTTGAGGATGTGTTAAAAAGGGTTCTCTTTTACAATGGATATAAAGTTAAGCATGTTATGAATATCACAGATATTGGTCATCTGACATCAGATGCTGATGAAGGTGAAGACAAAATGGTTCTATCAGCAAAGAAGGAGAAGAAAACTGTTTGGGAAATTGCTGAGTTTTACACCAAAGCTTTTGAAAATGATTTAAAGAAGTTGAATATTATTTTTCCTGATTATCATATTAAAGCATCAGAGCTTATACCTCAAATGATAAAATTAATTCAACGGCTTGAGCAAAAGGGTTACACATATTTTAGGAACGGAAATGTTTATTTTGATATTTCAAAATTTCCTAATTACGGTAAACTTGCAAGACTTAATATGGACAAATTAAGGGCTGGAGCGAGGGTTGCTGTTGATAAATCCAAAAAAAATCCTCTTGATTTTGTCTTGTGGTTTACAAAGTCAAAATTTGAGGACCAAGAGATGAAGTGGGATAGTCCTTGGGGGAAGGGGTATCCTGGTTGGCACATAGAATGCTCAGCAATTTCAATGCATTATCTGGGGGAGCAGTTTGACATTCACTGTGGCGGCATTGACCATATTCCAGTTCATCATACTAATGAGATTGCACAAAGCGAGGCTGCAACAGGCAAAAAATGGGTAAATTATTGGATGCATGGAGAATTTCTTATATTTAATAGAGAGAAAATGAGTAAGTCAAAAGGTGAGTTCTTAACATTAGATTTATTAAATAAGAAAGGGTATTCACCTATGGTATATCGTTATTTCTGCCTTGGTGCTCACTACCGCCAGCAGATTAGCTTTAGTTACGAAGCTCTTGAAACTGCAAAATTTTCTTATAATCGCCTAAGAAACAAAATAATGGAGATAAAATCAAATAAAGAGCAAAGTAAGCCAGATGAAAAATTTGTCAAAACGATAAAGGATGATTTTTTAGAAAGAATAAATGATGATTTGAATATGCCTGAAGCTCTTGCTGTTCTCTGGAAGGTTCTTAGAACAGACAAGATTGGCAATAAAGAAAAATATAACCTTATCGTAGGATTTGACAAGGTTTTTGGATTACTTCTTGAAAGAGTTGAAAAACTTCTCAGTGAGGAGGCAAAACAAAAGGTTGATACAGAATTAGTAGAAAAGTTAGTAAAGGAAAGGGATGAAGCTCGGGCAAGAAAAGATTGGACAAAATCTGATAAAATTAGGGAGAGATTAATTAGAATGGGAATAGAGGTTCGTGACACATCAAAGGGAACAATTTGGAAAGTAAAAGTATAA
- the tuf gene encoding elongation factor Tu, translating into MAKEKYVRTRPHVNVGTIGHIDHGKTTLTAAMTLCLEKKGQAKYVTFDQIDNAPEERKRGITIATAHVEYESDNRHYAHVDCPGHADYIKNMITGAAQMDGAILVVSAADGVMPQTREHILLARQVGVPYIVVYMNKVDMVDDPELLELVELEIRDLLNEYEFPGDEIPIIQGSALKALNCGCGKPECKNCGSIVKLITALDEYIPLPKRDVDKPFLMPIEDIFSIPGRGTVATGRVERGQVKIGDKVERVGIKETREIVVTGVEMFRKILDSGQAGDNIGVLLRGVAKDEVERGMVLAKPKSITPHKVFKGETYILTKEEGGRHKPFFSGYRPQFYFRTTDVTGTLSLPEGIDMVMPGDNVTMSVELITPIALEKGLRFAIREGGHTVGAGVVGDIVE; encoded by the coding sequence ATGGCTAAAGAGAAATATGTAAGAACCAGGCCGCATGTTAATGTTGGAACCATAGGTCATATTGACCATGGAAAAACAACTTTAACTGCTGCAATGACATTGTGTCTTGAAAAGAAAGGACAAGCAAAGTATGTTACATTTGACCAGATAGATAATGCGCCTGAGGAAAGAAAAAGAGGAATTACTATTGCTACAGCTCATGTGGAATATGAAAGCGATAACAGACACTATGCTCATGTTGATTGTCCTGGACATGCCGACTATATCAAGAATATGATCACTGGCGCAGCACAAATGGATGGTGCAATATTAGTTGTCAGTGCTGCCGATGGCGTTATGCCACAAACAAGAGAACATATTCTTTTGGCAAGACAGGTTGGAGTTCCTTATATTGTTGTATATATGAACAAAGTTGATATGGTGGATGATCCAGAATTGTTAGAACTTGTTGAATTGGAGATTAGAGATTTATTAAATGAGTATGAATTCCCTGGAGATGAAATACCAATAATTCAAGGTAGTGCATTAAAAGCATTGAACTGTGGTTGCGGAAAGCCAGAATGTAAAAATTGTGGGTCAATTGTTAAGCTCATAACAGCTTTAGACGAGTATATCCCATTACCAAAGAGAGATGTTGATAAACCTTTCTTGATGCCAATTGAAGACATTTTCAGTATTCCTGGAAGAGGTACGGTTGCAACTGGCAGAGTTGAACGAGGACAGGTAAAAATTGGAGATAAAGTTGAAAGGGTTGGAATTAAAGAAACCCGTGAGATTGTTGTAACTGGCGTTGAGATGTTTAGAAAGATCCTTGATTCCGGACAAGCTGGAGATAATATTGGTGTGCTTCTGCGCGGTGTAGCAAAGGATGAGGTGGAACGTGGAATGGTTTTAGCAAAACCTAAAAGTATTACCCCACATAAAGTCTTTAAGGGTGAAACTTACATCCTGACAAAAGAAGAAGGTGGAAGACATAAACCATTTTTCAGTGGTTATAGACCTCAGTTCTACTTCAGAACAACAGATGTTACAGGAACATTATCCTTGCCAGAAGGCATTGATATGGTAATGCCAGGCGATAATGTAACAATGTCAGTAGAACTTATTACACCTATCGCTCTTGAAAAAGGTTTGCGCTTTGCTATCCGTGAAGGTGGACACACTGTAGGAGCCGGAGTAGTTGGAGATATTGTTGAGTAG
- the rpmG gene encoding 50S ribosomal protein L33, which translates to MRDIIKLACSVCKSRNYSTTKNKRTHPKRVEYKKYCPICRKRTLHKETK; encoded by the coding sequence ATGAGAGATATAATAAAGTTGGCTTGTTCCGTGTGTAAATCAAGAAATTATTCAACTACCAAGAACAAAAGAACACATCCTAAAAGAGTTGAATATAAAAAATATTGTCCAATTTGTAGAAAGCGTACTCTACATAAAGAGACAAAATAA
- the secE gene encoding preprotein translocase subunit SecE, whose amino-acid sequence MFKKIGKFLREVRQELHVVVWPTKPDIKEGTTVVIVFSLILGVFIWIVDNIFSQIVRFVLFR is encoded by the coding sequence ATGTTTAAAAAAATTGGAAAATTTCTTAGAGAAGTCAGACAAGAATTACACGTTGTTGTCTGGCCCACAAAGCCTGATATTAAAGAAGGAACGACTGTTGTAATCGTATTCTCACTTATTTTAGGTGTGTTTATATGGATTGTTGATAATATATTTAGTCAAATTGTTAGATTTGTACTTTTCAGATGA
- the nusG gene encoding transcription termination/antitermination protein NusG — translation MIKKQWYVLHTYVSREKQVKEALEKLLEDSNLKDYFGQIIISSHKTFVIRKGKRLVRERKIFPNYLLIEMAMTPETYNFVLRIPGATKFLGSGKTPKPLPEIEINRILGIKQDKSELSKIMSFIIGGRIKIVDGPFNDFEGTVERIIEDKEKLVVNVTVFGRITPVEVSFNQVEKLD, via the coding sequence ATGATAAAAAAGCAGTGGTATGTACTACATACTTATGTAAGCAGGGAAAAACAGGTTAAAGAAGCTCTTGAAAAGCTTTTAGAAGATAGTAATCTAAAAGATTATTTTGGTCAGATTATTATTTCTTCTCATAAAACCTTTGTTATCAGAAAAGGTAAGAGGTTAGTGAGAGAAAGAAAGATATTTCCAAATTATCTTCTTATAGAAATGGCTATGACTCCAGAAACTTATAATTTCGTGTTGCGAATTCCCGGAGCAACTAAATTTCTTGGAAGTGGAAAAACACCTAAACCCCTTCCTGAGATTGAAATAAACCGTATTTTAGGCATTAAGCAGGATAAAAGTGAGCTTTCAAAAATTATGAGCTTTATTATTGGTGGGCGTATCAAAATTGTTGATGGACCTTTTAATGATTTTGAAGGCACGGTTGAAAGAATTATTGAAGATAAAGAGAAGTTAGTAGTTAATGTCACTGTGTTTGGACGAATTACACCTGTAGAGGTGAGTTTCAATCAAGTAGAAAAGCTTGATTAA
- the rplK gene encoding 50S ribosomal protein L11, producing the protein MAKKILAKVKLQLPAGQATPAPPVGPALGQHGVNIGDFCKQFNEKTKNDIGMIIPAEIKIYKDRSFSFILKTPPAAILIKKEVGLAKGSPIPNRDKVGTITKEQLERIAKTKMKDLNAANLEAATRMIAGTARSLGVTIKEQ; encoded by the coding sequence ATGGCAAAAAAGATCTTGGCTAAGGTAAAATTACAACTCCCTGCTGGACAAGCAACTCCAGCTCCACCAGTTGGCCCAGCTTTAGGACAACATGGAGTTAATATTGGAGATTTTTGTAAGCAATTTAATGAGAAAACTAAAAATGATATTGGAATGATTATTCCCGCTGAAATTAAAATTTATAAAGATAGATCTTTTAGTTTTATCTTAAAAACACCACCGGCTGCTATATTAATTAAAAAAGAGGTTGGTCTAGCAAAAGGTTCACCAATACCTAATCGCGACAAAGTTGGCACAATTACAAAGGAACAGCTTGAGAGGATTGCAAAGACCAAAATGAAAGACCTGAATGCAGCCAATCTTGAAGCTGCGACCAGAATGATTGCTGGAACCGCAAGAAGCCTGGGTGTTACGATAAAAGAGCAATAG
- the rplA gene encoding 50S ribosomal protein L1: MRHGKRYLETAKKIEKDKSYSLNEAIELLTHLPNSKFNETVELHLRLGVDPKKANQMVRGTVVLPGGTGKQIKVLVFADGDKAEEAKNAGANYVGMDDLAEKIQKGWTDFDVAIATPNLMRKVGKLARILGPRRLMPNPKTGTITMNVEQAVKESKAGKVEYRIDKFSNIHVPVGKISFEKEKIYHNILTLMKAILRDRPPAAKGKYIRSMTLCSSMSPGIKIDSVSFLKEMQTK; this comes from the coding sequence ATGAGACATGGCAAAAGATATTTGGAAACAGCAAAAAAGATTGAGAAAGACAAAAGTTATTCTTTAAATGAAGCCATTGAATTGCTTACACATTTACCTAACTCAAAATTTAATGAAACAGTAGAATTGCATTTAAGATTAGGTGTGGATCCGAAAAAAGCTAATCAAATGGTTAGAGGAACTGTTGTTCTTCCAGGTGGTACCGGCAAACAAATAAAGGTTTTGGTCTTTGCTGATGGCGATAAAGCTGAAGAAGCTAAGAATGCAGGGGCTAATTATGTTGGAATGGATGACCTTGCTGAAAAAATCCAAAAGGGATGGACTGATTTTGATGTTGCAATTGCAACTCCTAATTTAATGCGGAAAGTTGGAAAATTAGCAAGAATTTTAGGTCCTAGAAGACTTATGCCAAATCCAAAAACAGGAACAATTACTATGAATGTTGAACAAGCTGTTAAAGAATCCAAAGCAGGAAAGGTTGAATACAGAATAGATAAGTTTTCTAATATCCATGTGCCTGTCGGTAAAATTTCTTTTGAAAAAGAGAAAATTTATCATAATATTTTGACTTTAATGAAAGCAATTTTGAGAGATAGACCACCAGCAGCAAAGGGAAAATATATCAGAAGTATGACTTTGTGCTCTTCTATGAGTCCTGGAATCAAGATTGATTCAGTTTCTTTTCTAAAAGAGATGCAAACAAAGTAG
- the rplJ gene encoding 50S ribosomal protein L10, which yields MKKKSVNPLNIERVRKIKDNLENAKSIILVDYKGLTVKEDTELRRKFRKNNVNYFVCKNTLLRLATRDLKIKGVDEYLSGPIAVTVSKDDEVIPAKVIAGFAKELSEGRNLPKFKVGIIDSKLMNIEDLNKIVTLPLKQELLAKLLGGLNSPISGLVCTLNSILQKLVIVLNEIKNKKQ from the coding sequence ATGAAAAAGAAATCAGTTAATCCACTGAATATTGAAAGAGTAAGAAAAATAAAAGACAATCTTGAAAATGCCAAATCAATAATTCTTGTTGATTATAAAGGGCTTACAGTAAAAGAAGATACAGAGTTGAGAAGAAAGTTCCGAAAGAATAATGTTAATTATTTTGTTTGTAAAAATACCTTACTGAGGCTTGCAACTCGTGATCTGAAAATCAAAGGTGTGGATGAATATCTCTCTGGTCCAATAGCTGTTACTGTTTCAAAAGATGACGAAGTAATCCCTGCTAAGGTAATAGCTGGTTTTGCAAAAGAACTGTCAGAGGGAAGAAATTTACCTAAATTTAAAGTTGGAATTATTGATAGTAAGTTAATGAATATTGAAGACTTAAATAAAATTGTTACTTTGCCTTTAAAACAAGAACTTTTAGCAAAATTATTAGGAGGATTAAATTCGCCGATTTCAGGACTGGTTTGTACACTTAATAGTATCTTACAAAAGTTAGTTATTGTTTTAAACGAAATAAAGAATAAGAAACAATAA
- the rplL gene encoding 50S ribosomal protein L7/L12: MPESNAKDKIIELIKKLNVMELAELVKSLEEEFGVTAAAPVTIAAGAATTEAAKPAEEKTEFDVILSSAGAKKIQVIKVVRQITKLGLKESKALVDEAPKPIVQGVSKDEAEKVKEKIEAEGGSVEIK; the protein is encoded by the coding sequence ATGCCAGAAAGCAATGCAAAAGATAAGATAATTGAGCTTATTAAGAAGCTCAATGTTATGGAGTTAGCAGAATTAGTTAAATCATTAGAAGAGGAATTTGGTGTAACTGCCGCAGCACCAGTTACCATTGCTGCTGGAGCTGCAACTACAGAAGCAGCAAAACCGGCAGAAGAGAAGACTGAATTTGATGTAATACTTTCCTCAGCAGGAGCCAAGAAGATTCAAGTAATAAAAGTAGTTCGCCAGATTACAAAACTTGGATTAAAGGAATCTAAAGCTTTGGTTGATGAAGCACCCAAGCCAATCGTTCAAGGCGTTTCAAAAGATGAAGCTGAAAAGGTTAAAGAGAAGATAGAAGCTGAGGGTGGCTCAGTTGAAATAAAATAA